The DNA region AAGCACTAATATCAATAATAGTGCCCATCAACATATCATTATTAGACTTAAATACGGATAAATTAGTCATGTATGTATTTCTGGCTTTAATTTGCTCAACCATATCGGCTTCTAAATTATTGCCAGACTGCGCAGCATTTCTAACATCTGCAACTTTAGTACCGCCTTCAGACAGATCTGCCTGAACGACTTCTTTTCTTGTAAAGCCATCCGTACCGAGATTGGCAATATTGTTCGCAGCAACGTCTAAGCGAGTTTGCGCAGTATACATGCCAGATAATGAGGTGTTTACATTCATAATTTGAATTCAATTCAACAGATTAAGCCTACACTACCAAGTAGTTTTAACACTGTCAATCAATATACTTATACATAAATTTCGGTGAATAATGTTATAAACACACTTATGACAAACACTCAGCACAACAACCCATTACATGGCATCACTTTAGAAGCCATTGTGACGTACTTGGTAGATTATTATGGATGGGAGGGGCTTGCAGAACGCATTCAGGTGAATTGCTTTAGCAATGACCCCAGCATTAAATCAAGCCTGAAATTCTTACGCAAAACCCAATGGGCACGCGATAAAGTGGAAAGCCTCTACTTAGTGTCGATTCAAGATTCCAAATTACGCTAATCCAAAACCATCTGCATTCGTATCAAGAAATAGAATAGAAGCGGCGGCTAGTGAGACGAGCAATAAAGCTGACCATTAAAGACATATGAAATAAAAGTCATCAAGAAGTCGAATATTCTTGATGATTTTCAGATTTTTATAAGATATGTACTGATTAGCTATCACTCAAATAATTAGGCATCGTCCCTCAGTGATAGCCAAAGGTAAAAGAAGATGTTAGATCATCTTCCAAGCCAACATTTGATCCGCTTTCAATGGCACTAACACATCACCCTCATACGGCAAGCTACTTGGCACCTTCCAACTTTGTTTAACCAAGGTGACCTGCTCTGCATTACGAGCTAAACCATAAAAGTCCGCACCATAAAAGCTTGCAAAAGCCTCCAATTTATCTAAAGCGCCAGCTGCTTCAAACGCTTCTGCATATAGCTCCATTGCAGTATGTGCTGTATACATACCAGCACATCCACACGCAGCCTCTTTAGTATGTCTAGCATGCGGTGCACTATCTGTACCCAAGAAAAACTTAGGATTCCCTGAAGTCGCAGCTTTTACTAAAGCAACACGGTGTTCTTCTCGCTTCAAAATTGGTAAACAATAATGATGCGGCTGAATCCCACCTTTAAACATATCATTACGATTCATCAACAAATGGTGTGCGGTAATTGTTGCCGCCACATTGCTTGGTGCCTGCGATACAAAATCAGCGGCATCTTGAGTGGTAATATGCTCAAACACTACTCTTAAGTTCGGAAATCGATTAAGCAACGGAATCATATTGCGTTCAATAAACACACGCTCGCGATCAAACACATCAACATCACTATCGGTCACTTCAGCATGCGTCAGCAGAGGCATGCCAAGCTTCTCCATCGCCTCCAGCGCCTTAACACAGTGTCCCAAATTGGTCACACCAGAGTCACTGTTAGTAGTGGCACCAGCAGGGTAAAGTTTCACCCCATGCACGATACCACTGGCTTTAGCACGCTCAACTTCTTCGGCAGTCGTTTTATCGGTGAGATATAAGGTCATCAACGGTTCAAAGCTTGCCCCTACTGGTAGCGCATTTAAAATGCGCTCACGATACTCAATCGCCAGCGCAGTGGTTGTCACTGGTGGGCGCAAGTTAGGCATCACAATCGCACGCGCAAACTGTCTTGCCGTATCTGGCAACACCGCTTTGAGCGCGCCGCCGTCTCTTAAATGTAAGTGCCAATCATCTGGGCGTGCAATGGTAAGTGACTGCATAGGATTATTCATATTCAATAGCTCTGATTCAATAGTACGGATGGTTATTCAGATTGCTGTTTTAACTGTAGTGCAAAATCGTATAAAACATTCTTTTTTTCATGGGTAATTTCTGTGGCCAGCTTCACCGCCTGCTTAAGCGGCAATTCTGCCAACAACAACTTTAATATGCGCACAGCCTCTTCAGGCATTTCTTCCGCGTCTTTAGTGGCGGCAGCCTCTATTAGCAGCACAAACTCCCCGCGTTGCTGATTAGTATCAGCTTCCAGCCAAGCGACTGCATCTGAGAGTCCACAACTGTAAATCGTTTCAAACGTTTTAGTCAGCTCACGTGCGAAAGTAATGCGCCGCTCGCCACCCAACACCGCACACATATCGGTAATGCTATCTACAATGCGATGCGGTGCTTCATAAATGACCAATGTCACAGTTTGTGTTTTTAGTGCCTCTAACGCCTTACGCCGCGCGGCGCCGCTTGCAGGCAAAAAGCCATGAAACAAAAATCCATTTTGCACGATACCGCTAGCCGACAGCGCTGTAATCACGGCACTCACACCAGGCACTGGCACCACTTTCACCCCAGCTTTACGCACTAGGTCCACCACCACAGCACCTGGGTCGCTAATGCCAGGCGTGCCAGCATCGGTCACCAGCGCAATACTCTCACCAGCATTGAGTTGTGATAATAGTTTTTCTGCGGATTGGTGCTCGTTATGCTCATGCACTGCAATCAGCTTCTTGCTAATACCAAAATGGCTGAGCAAGCCAGAGGTATGGCGCGTGTCTTCCGCTGCAATCGCATCAACTGCCTTCAGTGTATCCAACGCTCGCAAGGTAATATCTTGCAGATTTCCAATTGGCGTTGCGACAACATATAATATGCCTATAGGATACAAAATTTAATGACCAATAATTTAATAAACATCATTTTAGCAACATGCCTGCTTTTTGGCAGTTTAAATTTAGCCGCAGGGCAAATCACTACATCCAGCAATAAAGCTGAAGTGCAGTTTTTAGCAGGCGAAACCTGCCTTAAACAGGCCAATACTGCATGCGCCATGGTTGCATTGGCAAAAATACCAAGCAGCTCGCCCTACGCCAAACTATTACAAGGTGAGATTGCCTATCACAAGCAAGCGCTAGACCAAGCGCTGCAGCTACTATTGCCCCTACAGTCCGAAACACAATTCACGGCAGAGGCAAAAATCAGCTTACATCAATACTTGGCAAATGCTTTTGCGCAATTACAAAATTCAGAGCAAACCTTAGTACATTTATTACAGGTTGATACCGCCCTATCAACAACACCAGCAACACTACAAAAAAATGCTATCGCTTTAAACCATGAGCAAATATGGGGCTTACTCACCAAACTCAATCAAAATGAGCTGCTAGCTATCCGCGGCAACAACACTGACGAACACTTTCAAGGCTGGGTTGATTTAGCCTTGGCCGCAAAACATCAAGATCTGAACAATAGCCTAAAAACCTGGCAAACCAGCTATCAAGATCATCCTGCCCTCACCTTCTCCAACACCTTGCAAATACAAAACGCAGTACAAACGCTCAAGCTACCATCAGCCGATGATATTGTAATTAGCTACAAGCCAGCTTCTGATGCAGATAGTGCCAGAGCTGAGGCATTTAAGTTAGGGCTACACTCAGCACTTTCACATCATGGACTAAACAACACTATTCATGTCCATGCATCGACCAATGATGAAACAGACCATACCGAACAAAACGTATCCGCCATCGAGGCAGAGACACCGCTAGTGAACCCTTACCTCATCGTGCTACAGTTTGAGCAAGACGCTGATGAAGCTGAACCAGTTAAACATCAAGCACGCACCCACCAAACGCTAACCCTAGGCCTGCACTTACACGACGAAGCCGAGCAAATTGTTAAATTTGCCTTTAACAATGGGATTAGCCGGGTTGCGATTCTTACAACTGAGGACGAAAGCTCAGCAGAACGACTCAAATACTTCAACAGTGCATGGCAAAAAGCATTTAACTTGAATGAAGATCACCGCACCTTCAATATCATCACATTGCCACAACACATCACAGCCAGCGACCCAAGCTTGCTTGATATCCAAACAAAAATCAGCGAAAAAACCAACGATATGGTACTTTTAGCGATGTCAGCCGCTGATGCACGCACCATCAAACCATACCTTAATGTAGGTACACCTACCGTCGCATTTTCCAACTTACATGAAACATCGCCTGACCCTGCATTAAATGCAGTACGCTTTGTAGAGATTCCATTTTTATTACAATCTAATGCAGAACTCTCCATGCACCAAGACATCATTGCTCAACTAAAT from Methylotenera sp. L2L1 includes:
- a CDS encoding VF530 family DNA-binding protein, translating into MTNTQHNNPLHGITLEAIVTYLVDYYGWEGLAERIQVNCFSNDPSIKSSLKFLRKTQWARDKVESLYLVSIQDSKLR
- the rsmI gene encoding 16S rRNA (cytidine(1402)-2'-O)-methyltransferase, which encodes MYPIGILYVVATPIGNLQDITLRALDTLKAVDAIAAEDTRHTSGLLSHFGISKKLIAVHEHNEHQSAEKLLSQLNAGESIALVTDAGTPGISDPGAVVVDLVRKAGVKVVPVPGVSAVITALSASGIVQNGFLFHGFLPASGAARRKALEALKTQTVTLVIYEAPHRIVDSITDMCAVLGGERRITFARELTKTFETIYSCGLSDAVAWLEADTNQQRGEFVLLIEAAATKDAEEMPEEAVRILKLLLAELPLKQAVKLATEITHEKKNVLYDFALQLKQQSE
- the pyrC gene encoding dihydroorotase; translation: MQSLTIARPDDWHLHLRDGGALKAVLPDTARQFARAIVMPNLRPPVTTTALAIEYRERILNALPVGASFEPLMTLYLTDKTTAEEVERAKASGIVHGVKLYPAGATTNSDSGVTNLGHCVKALEAMEKLGMPLLTHAEVTDSDVDVFDRERVFIERNMIPLLNRFPNLRVVFEHITTQDAADFVSQAPSNVAATITAHHLLMNRNDMFKGGIQPHHYCLPILKREEHRVALVKAATSGNPKFFLGTDSAPHARHTKEAACGCAGMYTAHTAMELYAEAFEAAGALDKLEAFASFYGADFYGLARNAEQVTLVKQSWKVPSSLPYEGDVLVPLKADQMLAWKMI
- a CDS encoding flagellar basal body protein: MNVNTSLSGMYTAQTRLDVAANNIANLGTDGFTRKEVVQADLSEGGTKVADVRNAAQSGNNLEADMVEQIKARNTYMTNLSVFKSNNDMLMGTIIDISA
- a CDS encoding penicillin-binding protein activator encodes the protein MTNNLINIILATCLLFGSLNLAAGQITTSSNKAEVQFLAGETCLKQANTACAMVALAKIPSSSPYAKLLQGEIAYHKQALDQALQLLLPLQSETQFTAEAKISLHQYLANAFAQLQNSEQTLVHLLQVDTALSTTPATLQKNAIALNHEQIWGLLTKLNQNELLAIRGNNTDEHFQGWVDLALAAKHQDLNNSLKTWQTSYQDHPALTFSNTLQIQNAVQTLKLPSADDIVISYKPASDADSARAEAFKLGLHSALSHHGLNNTIHVHASTNDETDHTEQNVSAIEAETPLVNPYLIVLQFEQDADEAEPVKHQARTHQTLTLGLHLHDEAEQIVKFAFNNGISRVAILTTEDESSAERLKYFNSAWQKAFNLNEDHRTFNIITLPQHITASDPSLLDIQTKISEKTNDMVLLAMSAADARTIKPYLNVGTPTVAFSNLHETSPDPALNAVRFVEIPFLLQSNAELSMHQDIIAQLNSNDLLRWYALGVDALPILIATQQSREKEVILNGLTGKISVMHGKVTRQPSMARFSYEGITKEQ